A part of Pararhizobium sp. A13 genomic DNA contains:
- a CDS encoding M20 aminoacylase family protein, with product MNVIAQTPRLNDPIERGIAAYLDEIVALRHDLHQYPELAFQERRTSKLIASHLSSWGYEVTAGIAGTGLVATLKRGNGERRIGIRADMDALPIEEATELAYASNNPGVMHACGHDGHTTILLTAARYLAESGTFNGTLHLIFQPAEEIGAGARKMISEGLFERFPVDAVFGLHNWPGVPSGQFGFVAGAAMASVDQAKIRIVGKGGHGAEPHRAVDPVLASASFITALQSVVSRNVDPQEMAVATVGSIHAGSASNVIPESVELKLTMRAFTETVRQQLQQRIPALARAQAESFGAVAEVDYRLGFPALINHGGETGFARQVALDTFGPARVEEGFKPRTASEDFAFMLQAKPGSYLFVGNGDTAPLHSAHYDFDDAIIAPAARYWVRLAETFLN from the coding sequence ATGAACGTCATCGCACAGACACCGCGCCTGAACGATCCGATAGAGCGAGGCATCGCTGCCTATCTCGATGAGATTGTCGCGCTCCGCCACGATCTGCACCAGTATCCGGAGCTTGCCTTTCAGGAGCGCCGCACCAGCAAGCTCATTGCCTCCCATCTCTCCTCCTGGGGCTATGAGGTCACAGCGGGCATTGCTGGAACGGGACTTGTCGCCACGCTGAAGCGCGGTAACGGCGAGCGCCGGATTGGTATCCGCGCGGACATGGATGCGCTGCCGATCGAGGAGGCGACGGAGCTTGCCTATGCCAGCAATAACCCCGGCGTCATGCATGCCTGCGGCCATGACGGTCATACGACGATCCTTCTCACGGCCGCGCGCTATCTTGCCGAAAGCGGCACCTTCAACGGCACGCTTCACCTGATCTTCCAGCCGGCCGAGGAAATCGGCGCCGGTGCCCGCAAGATGATCTCGGAAGGGCTGTTCGAACGCTTTCCCGTCGACGCGGTCTTCGGGCTGCACAACTGGCCGGGCGTGCCGTCAGGGCAGTTCGGCTTCGTCGCCGGTGCCGCGATGGCCTCGGTAGACCAGGCCAAGATCCGGATCGTCGGCAAGGGCGGCCATGGGGCCGAACCGCATCGCGCCGTCGATCCGGTACTTGCCTCCGCCTCGTTTATAACCGCGCTGCAGAGCGTGGTCTCGCGCAATGTCGATCCGCAGGAAATGGCGGTGGCGACGGTCGGATCAATCCATGCGGGTTCGGCTTCGAACGTCATCCCCGAAAGCGTCGAGCTGAAGCTCACTATGCGGGCCTTCACCGAAACCGTCCGCCAGCAACTCCAGCAGCGCATTCCGGCGCTTGCGCGAGCGCAAGCCGAGAGTTTCGGAGCCGTGGCGGAGGTGGACTACAGGCTGGGCTTCCCGGCGCTGATCAACCATGGCGGCGAGACAGGTTTCGCACGGCAGGTCGCCCTCGACACGTTTGGTCCGGCGAGGGTGGAGGAGGGGTTCAAGCCGCGCACGGCCAGCGAGGATTTCGCCTTCATGCTGCAAGCCAAGCCGGGCAGCTACCTGTTCGTCGGCAACGGCGACACGGCGCCTCTGCATAGCGCCCACTACGATTTCGACGACGCGATCATCGCACCCGCCGCCCGCTACTGGGTGCGGCTGGCGGAAACCTTTCTCAACTGA
- a CDS encoding LLM class flavin-dependent oxidoreductase: MVQKHISFGIMLQGPGGHMNAWKHPSGPADASVNFEFFVNIARRAEAAGIAFAFVADGLYINAQSIPHFLNRFEPISVLSALAASTSKIGLVGTVSTSYSDPFTVARQFATIDLISGGRAGWNAVTTPLEGSGRNYSREHPEHELRYEIADEYLDVIKGLWDSWDDDAFVRNRETGVYADKSKLHRLDHKGRFFRVEGPLNIGRSRQGQPVVFQAGASDSGIKLAGKHADAVFTNGGPIEDAKVFHKQVKQSAIAQGRPGAAIGIYPGIGPIVGATPEEAERKYQSIRNLVTIEEALLYLGRFFDHHDFSVYPLDEAFPDIGDIGKNSFRATTDRIKKTAREQNLTLREIALDVATPRTAFIGTADHIADEIIRWVEEGAADGFILGFPVIAQGLDDFATHVLPILDERGYFNPELKGETLRDHLGLPYRESRYAAPAEDIERGKAVGA, encoded by the coding sequence ATGGTTCAGAAACATATTTCGTTCGGCATCATGCTGCAGGGTCCCGGTGGCCATATGAATGCCTGGAAGCACCCGAGTGGACCTGCCGACGCGAGCGTCAATTTCGAGTTCTTCGTCAATATCGCCCGCAGAGCCGAAGCTGCAGGGATCGCATTCGCATTCGTCGCCGATGGCCTCTACATCAACGCACAGTCGATCCCGCACTTCCTCAACCGGTTCGAGCCGATCTCCGTTCTTTCCGCCCTTGCGGCATCGACCTCGAAGATCGGCCTCGTCGGCACGGTTTCGACGTCCTACAGCGATCCGTTCACGGTCGCCCGTCAGTTCGCAACGATCGACCTGATCAGTGGCGGAAGGGCGGGCTGGAACGCGGTAACGACTCCGCTCGAAGGGTCGGGGCGCAACTACAGCCGCGAGCATCCCGAACACGAACTGCGCTACGAGATCGCCGACGAATACCTCGACGTCATCAAGGGCCTGTGGGATTCCTGGGACGACGACGCCTTTGTCCGCAACCGGGAAACGGGTGTCTATGCCGACAAGTCGAAACTGCACAGGCTCGACCACAAGGGCCGCTTCTTTAGGGTCGAGGGGCCGCTGAATATCGGCCGTTCGAGACAGGGCCAGCCGGTCGTCTTCCAGGCAGGGGCCTCCGATTCCGGCATAAAACTGGCCGGCAAGCATGCCGATGCCGTCTTCACCAATGGCGGGCCAATCGAGGACGCGAAGGTCTTTCACAAGCAGGTGAAACAGAGCGCGATCGCGCAGGGGCGCCCCGGCGCCGCGATAGGCATCTATCCCGGCATCGGGCCGATCGTCGGCGCAACGCCGGAAGAGGCGGAGCGGAAATATCAGTCGATTCGCAACCTCGTCACCATCGAGGAGGCGCTGCTTTATCTGGGCCGCTTTTTCGATCATCACGATTTCAGCGTCTATCCGCTCGACGAGGCCTTCCCGGATATCGGCGATATCGGCAAGAACAGCTTCCGCGCCACCACTGACCGCATCAAGAAGACCGCGCGCGAGCAGAACCTCACCTTGCGTGAAATCGCCCTCGATGTCGCAACCCCGCGGACGGCCTTCATCGGCACGGCGGACCATATCGCCGACGAGATCATCCGCTGGGTAGAGGAGGGGGCAGCCGATGGCTTCATCCTTGGCTTCCCCGTGATCGCCCAAGGGCTCGATGATTTTGCGACACACGTCCTGCCGATCCTGGACGAGCGTGGCTATTTCAATCCGGAGCTCAAAGGCGAGACGTTGCGCGACCATCTGGGCCTTCCGTATCGCGAGAGCCGCTACGCTGCCCCCGCGGAAGACATCGAGCGCGGAAAGGCGGTCGGCGCCTGA
- a CDS encoding MsnO8 family LLM class oxidoreductase: MPYLLSLLDKSPIEEGGTAADALRTTVRLAVKAEELGYHRFWVAEHHNMSNVASSAPETLIAYLLAKTARIRVGSGGVMLQHYSAYKVAETFNLLASLAPERVDLGVGKAPGGFPLSTSALQAGVDPARKPDFADQLSDINTYLAADLDHEGPHATPFPPAAPERFLLGASVESAELAAAKGWRLVFAGQLNGDPENLSKTFDAYSRASGGKTPILALAAYAAENASVARKAVADLRIFKVFLSDGRSVNVGSEEQAAEYARQAGVGIDRLEARVPSVLHGTAAEVRAQLDDLHSRYGVAEFIIETPALGAAERFASIERLAKERLSLAA, from the coding sequence ATGCCATACCTCCTCAGTCTTCTCGACAAAAGCCCTATCGAAGAGGGCGGTACCGCGGCAGATGCGCTGCGCACAACGGTCAGGCTTGCGGTAAAGGCGGAGGAACTCGGTTACCACCGGTTTTGGGTCGCCGAGCATCACAACATGTCCAATGTGGCAAGTTCTGCGCCGGAGACACTGATTGCGTATCTTCTCGCCAAAACGGCGAGGATCCGCGTCGGTTCAGGCGGCGTCATGCTTCAGCACTACAGTGCCTATAAGGTTGCTGAGACTTTCAATCTTCTGGCTTCGCTCGCCCCCGAGCGCGTCGACCTGGGCGTCGGCAAGGCGCCGGGCGGTTTTCCACTCTCGACCAGTGCTCTGCAGGCGGGGGTCGATCCGGCCAGAAAGCCGGATTTTGCCGATCAGCTTTCCGACATCAATACATATCTTGCGGCCGATCTTGACCACGAAGGCCCGCATGCCACCCCGTTTCCGCCGGCCGCACCCGAGCGTTTCCTTCTTGGCGCAAGCGTCGAAAGTGCCGAACTGGCCGCAGCTAAGGGCTGGCGACTGGTCTTTGCCGGTCAGCTGAACGGTGATCCGGAAAACCTGAGCAAAACCTTCGATGCATATTCGCGGGCAAGTGGCGGCAAAACTCCGATCCTGGCGCTTGCGGCCTATGCAGCTGAAAACGCGAGTGTCGCGCGAAAGGCGGTTGCGGATCTCCGCATTTTCAAGGTTTTCCTCAGCGACGGCAGAAGCGTCAATGTCGGCAGCGAGGAACAGGCCGCCGAATACGCACGCCAGGCAGGCGTCGGCATCGATCGGCTCGAAGCAAGGGTGCCGAGCGTGCTTCACGGTACCGCCGCGGAGGTTCGCGCACAGCTCGATGACCTGCACAGCCGGTACGGCGTCGCCGAATTCATCATCGAAACGCCAGCACTCGGCGCGGCCGAGCGCTTCGCCTCCATCGAACGTCTCGCCAAGGAGCGGCTTTCGCTCGCCGCCTGA